From Dreissena polymorpha isolate Duluth1 chromosome 15, UMN_Dpol_1.0, whole genome shotgun sequence, a single genomic window includes:
- the LOC127860080 gene encoding uncharacterized protein LOC127860080 isoform X3, with amino-acid sequence MAILKDTAPAALTGIVDYFDTTYVSGEFRSVRTADGMMRFRRTPPHFQLDIWNAHAATVSGEARTNNLCEAWNNAFQVLVGHQHPSLWTVVGCFMKDAAMVETEVYRVRNGEPSIKPKNKSTERYQRRLKTLCEQVASGEKSVSQFLNVVGGIVRLK; translated from the exons ATGGCCATCTTAAAGGACACGGCACCTGCAGCGCTGACTGGGATCGTCGACTACTTCGACACTACCTATGTGAGCGGCGAATTTCG GTCCGTGAGAACAGCTGACGGCATGATGCGCTTCAGAAGAACACCACCCCATTTCCAGCTAGATATCTGGAACGCACACGCTGCAACAGTCAGTGGAGAAGCAAGGACCAACAACCTGTGCGAGGCTTGGAACAATGCGTTCCAAGTTTTGGTTGGGCACCAGCATCCTTCTCTGTGGACTGTAGTTGGCTGCTTCATGAAAGACGCCGCTATGGTGGAGACTGAGGTGTATCGAGTGCGCAACGGTGAGCCTTCAATTAAGCCAAAGAATAAGTCAACAGAGCGATACCAGCGGCGTCTGAAGACTTTGTGCGAGCAGGTGGCGAGTGGTGAGAAGAGTGTGAGTCAGTTTTTGAACGTTGTCGGCGGAATTGTGCGATTGAAGTAG
- the LOC127860079 gene encoding RE1-silencing transcription factor A-like, protein MDEILQKLGQKVLPAVKEGTFAIRTNGDTVILTDCPSLVMSGSLGVATVMKSQRGVTKVQSSSSEGTNETGDRKTDIVFVKENNYESAIKEMGLPMDNYESFKSEQISEFSPQENAYQNNSANSSESERNSHGQNSALICCENDSPRKSQYECQNYTDKDDVIGQIVESKREPESECNDSKCNTKKTSTSTRKISHADKNTKTHCECEKGNQSVHKCFYTCGTCMKRFGTICKLHVHLASHSLGSSYRFDHVNLTGYPKFETFNSFAQTGPELLADYSFSVEFTAVECQTDLTMVDGRPDEVVEIMEVNEDKVSERLEQIHRKGKEVNGLENESGRKSEECSSFVKVLMFGKEGPENVKLKRKRKQPNLCTSINGCQPSEIKVELTRVNSDPMAAEASMVIDPTVNEDTGYKEMDNNVEEDIEIDAKKSEAKEYGLVTDSNPEGFCYLGGFDKKFVMHKPNLGNSCKNTGIKRKHRTKEQKESKENSRKRHLCKNKVKKTNAEIIMPVLSKEPIKRVFCKICNKNIWETKMARHQLQHQAPAVDVMCEKCGKTCTSRQQLNKHLLTHRDTKQYKCSFCPAQFSAKKDYTVHIANHKGDRPHVCNVCDKRFLTNKSLLQHQENIHMGLTKFQCEHCERRFFKHSGLQAHLATHFDASHPCNYCDRKFRDKTSLRRHERIHTGIKMYQCHICAHAFNQCTPFFIHMEKKHGMSRAIVKEQLKVLHEANRRLGIKQPTLILPRDVERLKEELDKGGTGEMEILRTEQFVQNVSQHHSGSGAAVKHVLRKRKEQVQRKHVVNKNAATEMIQYANTNCTSSPDEIVMEMEHSNSGTIFLVPESPNGLESISAVNSVYDLHIPEQSSVFSYSTSQTGIEEPNRIIQTKDKRIILKHFNQEIDNYATSSIQDSTAGTYTQSGYIESVSVPLVSQNALSTGTKNNGPTSISVPFYAKQYLNYTNLSNLSNEANLAASTIYQGEL, encoded by the exons ATGGATGAAATACTGCAAAAACTTGGACAAAAGGTTCTGCCTGCTGTCAAGGAAGGAACCTTTGCCATCAGGACAAATGGAGATACTGTGATACTAACAGATTGTCCAAGTTTGGTCATGAGTGGATCCCTGGGTGTTGCAACTGTGATGAAATCACAACGTGGGGTAACTAAAGTTCAGTCGTCATCATCAGAGGGAACCAATGAAACAGGGGACAGGAAAACAGATATTGTGTTTGTGAAAGAAAACAATTATGAGAGTGCTATTAAAGAAATGGGACTTCCTATGGACAATTATGAGAGTTTTAAATCTGAGCAAATTTCAGAGTTTAGTCCTCAAGAAAATGCTTATCAAAATAATAGTGCAAACAGCAGTGAAAGTGAAAGAAACAGTCATGGTCAAAATAGTGCTCTGATATGTTGTGAGAATGACAGCCCAAGGAAAAGTCAGTATGAATGTCAAAATTATACTGATAAGGATGATGTAATTGGCCAAATAGTTGAAAGTAAACGTGAACCTGAAAGTGAATGTAATGATTCAAAGTGCAATACCAAAAAAACATCAACCAGCACTAGAAAAATAAGTCATGCAGATAAAAATACTAAAACGCATTGTGAGTGTGAAAAAGGCAACCAATCGGTGCATAAGTGTTTTTATACGTGCGGAACTTGCATGAAACGGTTTGGCACGATTTGCAAGCTTCATGTCCATTTGGCGAGCCACTCTTTAGGGAGCTCCTACCGCTTTGACCACGTCAATTTGACAGGTTATCCAAAATTCGAAACCTTCAACAGCTTTGCCCAGACCGGTCCTGAACTTCTTGCCGATTACTCTTTCAGCGTTGAGTTCACTGCTGTTGAATGTCAGACTGATTTAACGATGGTTGATGGACGCCCTGATGAAGTCGTAGAAATAATGGAAGTGAATGAAGACAAAGTTAGTGAGAGACTTGAACAAATACATAGAAAGGGCAAAGAGGTTAATGGTTTAGAGAATGAAAGTGGCAGAAAGAGTGAGGAGTGTTCCAGCTTTGTAAAGGTGCTGATGTTTGGAAAAGAAGGGCCAGAAAATGTGAAACTAAAGCGGAAACGAAAGCAACCGAACCTTTGTACAAGTATAAATGGTTGCCAGCCTTCCGAAATAAAAGTTGAATTAACACGTGTCAACAGTGATCCAATGGCAGCTGAAGCAAGCATGGTGATTGATCCAACAGTCAATGAAGATACCGGTTACAAAGAAATGGATAACAATGTGGAGGAGGACATTGAAATTGATGCTAAAAAATCTGAAGCCAAGGAGTATGGACTTGTTACTGATTCAAACCCAGAAGGCTTTTGCTATTTGGGAGGGTTTGATAAAAAGTTTGTCATGCATAAACCTAATCTAGGTAATTCTTGCAAAAACACTGGGATAAAGAGAAAACATCGGACAAAAGAACAGAAAGAGTCAAAAGAGAACTCGAGGAAGagacatttatgtaaaaataaggtAAAAAAGACAAATGCAGAAATTATAATGCCGGTATTAAGTAAAGAGCCAATCAAACGAGTGTTTTgtaaaatttgcaataaaaacatCTGGGAGACGAAAATGGCCAGGCATCAACTTCAACATCAAG CGCCAGCAGTAGACGTGATGTGTGAGAAGTGTGGAAAGACGTGCACCAGTCGCCAGCAACTGAACAAGCACCTGCTGACACACCGAGACACCAAACAATACAAATGCTCCTTCTGCCCCGCTCAGTTCAGTGCAAAGAAGGATTACACAGTGCATATTGCCAACCATAAAG GCGATCGTCCGCATGTCTGCAACGTCTGTGACAAGCGGTTCCTGACCAACAAGTCTCTGCTGCAGCATCAGGAGAATATTCACATGGGTCTCACTAAGTTCCAGTGTGAGCACTGCGAGCGCAGGTTCTTCAAG CATTCTGGCCTGCAGGCCCACTTGGCAACACACTTTGATGCCTCCCACCCCTGCAACTACTGCGATCGCAAGTTCAGAGACAAAACATCGCTGAGAAGGCATGAGCGCATTCACACGGGCATCAAGATGTACCAGTGTCACATCTGTGCGCACGCCTTCAACCAGTGCACGCCGTTCTTCATACACATGGAGAAGAAACATGGCATGAGTAGGGCCATTGTTAAAGAGCAGCTCAAAGTTTTACACGAGGCCAACAGACGTCTGGGTATTAAGCAGCCCACATTGATACTTCCCAGAGACGTTGAAAGATTGAAGGAGGAACTCGATAAGGGAGGGACGGGAGAAATGGAAATACTCAGAACGGAACAGTTTGTCCAAAACGTCTCTCAGCATCACAGCGGTAGTGGTGCAGCAGTAAAACACGTGTTGAGAAAGAGAAAAGAACAGGTCCAACGTAAACATGTGGTGAATAAAAACGCTGCGACGGAAATGATTCAGTACGCGAATACTAACTGTACTAGTTCGCCCGATGAGATTGTTATGGAAATGGAGCACTCTAACTCGGGGACGATTTTTCTTGTACCAGAGAGTCCAAATGGTCTAGAATCAATTTCGGCAGTAAATTCCGTGTACGACCTTCACATACCTGAACAAAGCAGCGTGTTCAGTTACAGCACTTCACAGACGGGTATTGAGGAACCAAACAGAATCATACAAACTAAGGACAAAAGAATTATCTTAAAACACTTTAATCAGGAGATTGATAATTATGCAACGTCATCCATTCAAGACAGCACTGCGGGCACATACACCCAATCAGGTTACATTGAAAGTGTCTCAGTGCCTTTGGTCTCTCAAAATGCCCTCTCAACAGGCACCAAGAATAATGGTCCCACCTCCATTTCTGTGCCATTTTACGCGAAACAGTATTTGAACTATACCAACCTAAGTAATTTATCGAATGAAGCCAATTTGGCGGCTTCTACTATTTATCAAGGGGAATTATAA
- the LOC127860080 gene encoding uncharacterized protein LOC127860080 isoform X1, giving the protein MEFIRSQRGTAKLCYEGFTYTKKKETKSTMRWECSQRRSENCKGTATTDNPPTRVITSTDHGHVNDKFYVEALKVREEITAAVISNWGQPHRILADKLVHHPVEVRVAAGITENIKRNMRAKKAGQTPKNPEQLEDIPIPFPEAYWTKLIYDNESTPSRMLVFAS; this is encoded by the exons ATGGAGTTCATAAGAAGTCAGAGAGGCACTGCAAAGCTTTGTTATGAAGGGTTCACGTACACGAAGAAAAAGGAGACGAAGTCCACGATGCGATGGGAATGTTCCCAGCGTCGAAGCGAGAATTGCAAGGGAACCGCCACTACGGACAATCCA CCAACACGGGTGATTACATCAACAGATCACGGCCACGTCAACGACAAATTCTACGTGGAGGCGTTGAAGGTGCGAGAAGAAATCACAGCCGCGGTGATCTCGAATTGGGGCCAGCCTCATAGGATCCTGGCTGACAAGCTGGTACATCATCCAGTGGAg GTCCGAGTAGCAGCGGGTATTACAGAGAACATCAAAAGAAATATGCGTGCTAAGAAGGCAGGGCAGACACCGAAGAACCCTGAGCAACTCGAGGACATACCAATTCCATTCCCGGAGGCCTACTGGACCAAACTGATCTACGATAACGAGTCCACGCCTAGTAGGATGCTGGTGTTTGCCTCTTAG
- the LOC127859690 gene encoding zinc finger protein 62-like translates to MEALISHLLLSASYKLGLPYGDSPLNLSLSKYESHTCERFVQSEDLRSETFDASDADGATCSDNSANSSINEDGICITRNAETSPRLLPFSIDAILRDTKPSSTGYSRHAVVTSALSPYPEITYSGSQRSRMELSEGNVFWCHVCNAFCLDDIDAKNHHTLHCVQGDTCNLRKSLLVAHGFVSRHTRLNEEKIHCSLCDKAVSQCFFIKHQRLHDGHICDVCRKEFSTNSRLKDHMNVHMGAMPFSCTMCDRKFAKRSSLTQHNRYHRDHRSFKCGYCSKKFNSKYARAVHERLHTGDNPFQCPVAECDKSYPQKIQLKLHLCSHK, encoded by the coding sequence ATGGAAGCGTTGATTTCACACCTTCTGTTGAGCGCCAGCTACAAACTGGGGCTGCCGTATGGCGACTCTCCACTAAATCTTAGCCTCAGCAAGTACGAGAGCCACACGTGCGAGCGCTTTGTTCAGTCTGAAGATCTCCGGAGCGAGACGTTTGATGCTTCAGACGCCGATGGGGCGACATGTTCTGACAACAGTGCCAACTCTTCTATCAATGAGGACGGTATTTGCATCACACGTAATGCAGAGACATCGCCTCGCTTGCTTCCATTTTCAATTGACGCCATATTGCGAGATACCAAGCCGAGTTCAACCGGATATTCCCGTCACGCAGTGGTGACCAGTGCGCTCTCCCCATATCCTGAAATTACATACAGCGGTTCTCAGAGAAGCCGGATGGAACTTTCGGAGGGTAATGTGTTCTGGTGTCATGTGTGCAACGCCTTCTGTTTGGACGATATCGACGCTAAGAACCACCATACTTTACACTGTGTGCAAGGCGACACATGCAATCTCCGGAAGTCGCTGCTCGTCGCGCATGGCTTCGTCTCGCGCCACACTCGCTTGAACGAGGAGAAGATCCACTGCAGCCTCTGTGACAAGGCGGTGTCTCAATGCTTCTTCATCAAACACCAGCGTCTCCACGACGGCCATATATGTGACGTCTGCCGGAAGGAGTTCTCCACCAACAGCCGCTTGAAGGATCACATGAACGTCCACATGGGAGCGATGCCGTTTTCATGCACCATGTGCGACCGGAAGTTCGCCAAGAGATCTTCCCTGACACAACACAACCGCTACCACAGGGATCATAGAAGTTTTAAGTGCGGCTACTGCTCCAAGAAGTTTAACAGCAAGTACGCACGCGCAGTTCACGAGAGACTCCACACGGGAGATAACCCATTTCAGTGCCCGGTGGCAGAGTGCGACAAGAGTTATCCACAGAAGATCCAACTGAAACTTCATTTGTGCTCGCACAAATAG
- the LOC127860080 gene encoding uncharacterized protein LOC127860080 isoform X5 has translation MRWECSQRRSENCKGTATTDNPPTRVITSTDHGHVNDKFYVEALKVREEITAAVISNWGQPHRILADKLVHHPVEVRVAAGITENIKRNMRAKKAGQTPKNPEQLEDIPIPFPEAYWTKLIYDNESTPSRMLVFAS, from the exons ATGCGATGGGAATGTTCCCAGCGTCGAAGCGAGAATTGCAAGGGAACCGCCACTACGGACAATCCA CCAACACGGGTGATTACATCAACAGATCACGGCCACGTCAACGACAAATTCTACGTGGAGGCGTTGAAGGTGCGAGAAGAAATCACAGCCGCGGTGATCTCGAATTGGGGCCAGCCTCATAGGATCCTGGCTGACAAGCTGGTACATCATCCAGTGGAg GTCCGAGTAGCAGCGGGTATTACAGAGAACATCAAAAGAAATATGCGTGCTAAGAAGGCAGGGCAGACACCGAAGAACCCTGAGCAACTCGAGGACATACCAATTCCATTCCCGGAGGCCTACTGGACCAAACTGATCTACGATAACGAGTCCACGCCTAGTAGGATGCTGGTGTTTGCCTCTTAG